The following DNA comes from Lemur catta isolate mLemCat1 chromosome 19, mLemCat1.pri, whole genome shotgun sequence.
aagtAAGCTTCCATTACCTTTGGTATTTTTCTACTTAACTTTTACTATTAAGTGATCTGTCATGATAATATACATCCTTCACCAGCAGTCTGTCTTCTCCCTGCTGGCCTTTAAGACCATCTCCATAGGTATGGATTGAGTTCATTTATCTTGCTTTCTGAGTCTGGGATACctacaagtggaattgctgggtggtgagttatgcccattttatgttttaatgctGCTACCAAGTTGCCCTGCCAAGCAGACTTACCACTTTACTTGGCTGCCAACTCTTCCCACATGACCTGCCCTAGCTTTATGTTATCatacttcatttatatttactcatatgaaatgggaaaattttgtattctttaagtTTGTAATTGCCTAAATGATGGAGAGAATGAGCAAATACTCATTTTCAtgacatttctattttctctccacGAACTGCATCTTTGtatcctttgcacatttttttgtgtgtctttcaaTAAGAATTCTATATAGATCTGGAGCCCCATATTTTATAGTATCTTCTTTCCATCTGGCACTTGTGTCTTAACTCTTATTATTGTTTAttgtatgaaaattttaaatactaatatCAAACTTGTTCATCCTTGtctgtatggtttttttttttttgagacagtctctcactctgttgcccaggtgagtgccgtggcttcacctagctcacagcaacctcaaactcctaagctcaagcgatccccccgcctcagcctcccaagtacctaggaccacaggcatgcaccaccatgcctagctaatttttttctattttgagtagagacgaggtctcactcttgctcaggatggtcttgaactcctgagctcaagctatcctcctgcctcagcctcccagagcactgggattacaggcgtgaaccactgcacccggcctggtttttgttttcaagCTTTGTTAATCAAGGTTGTTGTCTCACTCATGAAGGTATCCTAcataatttagtttattttatatagattttatatatttatttttttatagacagggtctcactttgtcacccaggttggaatgTAGTAGTCCAATCATATCTTAccgcaacctccaattcctgggctccagctatcattctgactcagcctcctgaatagctgggactacaggcgcacaccactatacccagatgattttttttaacagtttttgttagagacagggtctcgctatgtttcctagactggtctcaaactcctggccttaagcgatcctcctgcttcccaaagtgctgggattactggcatgggccactgcacctagcctgtCCTACATAATTTAAACTTGACTTTATGTTGATGCCTTTATccatctgaaattttaaaatatatatattgtgagGGTCTgatttccttttactttaaaaaatatagagaacaGTTTATCTTAATATGAAGTCAAAGTAGCAGGAGAGGGTGGTGAGAGGAAGGTTAGTAATGATGAAGACATGAACAGCTGCTTACAGAATACTCTTCATTCCCTACCACAGGGCCTGCCTCAGACATGATCCAGTTTTCTTAACAACTCTGCAGGTGGTCACTGACAGATCTAGGACTTAGACCCAGAACTTTCAGGTCACTGAGCCTGTGCTGTGTCCCATCCATGAATGCAGAACTCTAACCACAGGGAACTGCATATTCAGTGCTGTTGTAAGCACCTTGTGAAGTTGGGGCATTGGAAATGTGTACTGATGGGCAGTGGGCATCAGGGACAAGGATGCAATGGCCAAGATGGAATTCCagtgtgagctatgatgccagTCTCTGGTCTCCTACATATCAAACTAATCCTTTTGGTGATATTTACCCCTATTACTGTTCCTCCTGCCTGCTCTCTAGGAAGATGAAAATGCTGTGGGACTCTTTTCAAATCTGTCCTTGGCTCTCATTTTACCTCCCCTTGTATAGttgtgaattttaaaagagaaacaagtaaaaatacataCTTGGCCCCTCATTATTTTCCATTCATCTTCCAGATGTAGTTTCATATACCTAAGTCTGCCTTTTCCTTTTCAGCCTGGGGCATGAGACTGAAAATGACAGCTCAGAATATTCGTGAGGAAGAACTATCTTGTGCCATAGAAATGGAAGGATTTGCAAAGGAGGTTCCTTGTTTCTCCATTCTAGGGGATAGCTGGGACTGTGAGAACCAGGAGGAACATTTGAGGCAATCAGCTTTAACTCCAGAGAAACCAGGGCCTCAGGAAGCAATTAGTGAATATCCTGGTTTTGGGGAGCATTTGAGTGCAAGCTCAGACCTTTCATCAGCTCACACAATTCCTACAACAAATGGCTTCCATATACAGGACTCAGATGTTAGAAGTTTGGATTGTGACCTGGCCTTACACAGTTGTCCCAAAAGTTATGCAGCTAAGAGAGCTAGTGACAGTGATGCCTATGGAAAAGCCTTCAACTATTCCATGGAAGTTACTCAATTTGGAAGAAATCAAATGAGAGGGAAACCTTATAAATACTCTGAAAGTGTTAAATCTTTTAACCATTTTACCTCTCTTGGTCATCAAAAAGTAATGAAAAGAGGCAAGAAACTGTACGAGGGTAAGGACTTTGGGAACGTCTTTACTCTGAGCTCATCTCTTAATGAAAACAGGAGGAATCACCCTGGAGAGAAACAGTATAAATGTACTGAATGTGGCAAATGCTTCAAACGGAACTCATCTCTTGTTTTGCATCACcgaactcacactggagagaaaccttatacCTGTAATGCATGTGGAAAATCCTTCTCCAAGAACTACAACCTGATTGTGCATCAAAGGATCCAtacaggagagaagccctataaatgcaataaatgtgggaaagctttcagtgATGGGTCAGCTCTAACACAACACCAGAGAATTCACACGggtgagaaaccttatgaatgtctAGAATGTGGAAAAACCTTCAACCGAAATTCATCCCTGATTTTGCATCAAAGAACTCATACAGGGGAAAAACCATATAGATGTAATGAGTGTGGGAAACCCTTCACTGACATCTCCCACCTCACTGTGCATCTCAGAATCCACACTGGTGAGAAGCCCTATGAGTGTAGCAAATGTGGAAAGGCTTTCCGTGATGGCTCATACCTTACCCAGCACGAGAGGACTCACACTGGAGAAAAGCCCTTTGAATGTGCGGAGTGTGGGAAATCCTTCAACCGAAACTCTCACCTCATTGTGCATCAAAAGATCCAttctggagagaaaccttacgaATGTAAAGAGTGTGGGAAAACCTTCATTGAGAGTGCATACCTCATCAGGCACCAAAGGATTCATACTGGCGAGAAGCCCTATGGCTGTAATCAGTGTCAAAAACTTTTCAGGAACATTGCTGGCCTCATTCGGCACCAGAGGACTCATACTGGTGAGAAGCCCTATGAGTGTAATAAGTGTGGCAAAGCTTTCAGGGACAGCTCCTGTCTGACCAAGCACCAGAGAATTCACACCAAGGAGACCCCATATCAGTGTCCAGAATGTGGGAAGTACTTCAAGCAGAACTCTCACCTGGCAGTACATCAGAGACTCCATAACAGGGAGGGACCCAGCCAATGTCCTCAATGTGGGAAAACATTCAGAAAGAGCTCATCTCTTGTCCGACATCAAAGGACACACCCTGGAGAACAACCCATTGAAACATAATGAACATGGGCCACAGTCTTCTCCCAGCTTGCTCTCAGAATCCTACATGAAGGTGTGTCTTCAGATGTGCGTTCTCCCTGGTCagtagaaaagatttttttttttttaacagatgagatcttgctatgttgctcaggttggtctcaaactcctggcttcaagtgatcctcctgccttggcctcccaaagtgctgggattacaggcgtgagccactgtgcccagcacaaTTCTTTAAGCTATCCAGTGAATTGATGAATGTGAGACATTCCTTAgccatatttattaaatttatttgttggGGAATTCCTGGAGGGAACATAAGATGGTAATAAATGTGGACAAAGCTTCAGGGATGATTCAGCCTATACCAAACATGACAGCACATACGCTGGAATAAAATGTGAGCATGTGAGGAAGATACTTCCATTGAGATATCCACTCACTTCTGCATCAGAATGCTTAAACTAGAAAGAACCTGTGAAGGTATTTGGTATGTAATTGGTATGAGGAATCCTTTAATAGGGAGTTTCCACCTTATTGTACATAAACAAACTCTTAATAGAATCAGATCTTTTAAACATAATCAGGAAGAGAAGCTTTTGGTAGGAGCTCTTACTGTCTTTTCTGTATCAGCAAACAGGTACTGGTGAGAGATCCTATACAACACTCCACCCACAGCACTACAGAATTATAGTTAGATTTTGCTATTTGAAAGCATTTGTGTGTTTGAGTCTTGACAGAATGCTGAGGACTTGTTTAGGAAGGGGAAATTCAATGAAGAAATTGCTTATGACTGAACAGCAAAGTTGTCCCTCTTAAAGCTAAAAAAAGCTCATGTTAAGATGGAAAGGGCTGCTTCTAATAAACACAATTTGTTGCTTTAGTTGttgaaacaaaaaatactgaGTTGTTATGTTTACATTATCACCCCCCTTAGCACCATTGTTATTCATTTAGGACACTTCTAATTTGTCCCATTCAGCTTCTCTGAACCATAATTATAAAGGTTTTGTTGCCATGTTGAAAATGCCTATAGtatggtaaaagaaaaagaaaaggcacaagAAGGTTTGCTATCTTTATAGCTATGTAATAGCTATGtaaacatatgtgcacatatgaacgTTGATTGGAAGTggatgatggagaaataaatgtgGTTTTCTTATGGAACtggtattgtgtgtgtgttttttcccctctattataaattatacattttggTATAATAATTTCATAATGACTAAATAAAGTGAAGCCAAAAGGTGAAC
Coding sequences within:
- the ZNF329 gene encoding zinc finger protein 329 isoform X1, whose translation is MAEVWQLLISSIIQTPGLECVPLPFRAWGMRLKMTAQNIREEELSCAIEMEGFAKEVPCFSILGDSWDCENQEEHLRQSALTPEKPGPQEAISEYPGFGEHLSASSDLSSAHTIPTTNGFHIQDSDVRSLDCDLALHSCPKSYAAKRASDSDAYGKAFNYSMEVTQFGRNQMRGKPYKYSESVKSFNHFTSLGHQKVMKRGKKLYEGKDFGNVFTLSSSLNENRRNHPGEKQYKCTECGKCFKRNSSLVLHHRTHTGEKPYTCNACGKSFSKNYNLIVHQRIHTGEKPYKCNKCGKAFSDGSALTQHQRIHTGEKPYECLECGKTFNRNSSLILHQRTHTGEKPYRCNECGKPFTDISHLTVHLRIHTGEKPYECSKCGKAFRDGSYLTQHERTHTGEKPFECAECGKSFNRNSHLIVHQKIHSGEKPYECKECGKTFIESAYLIRHQRIHTGEKPYGCNQCQKLFRNIAGLIRHQRTHTGEKPYECNKCGKAFRDSSCLTKHQRIHTKETPYQCPECGKYFKQNSHLAVHQRLHNREGPSQCPQCGKTFRKSSSLVRHQRTHPGEQPIET
- the ZNF329 gene encoding zinc finger protein 329 isoform X2, with product MRLKMTAQNIREEELSCAIEMEGFAKEVPCFSILGDSWDCENQEEHLRQSALTPEKPGPQEAISEYPGFGEHLSASSDLSSAHTIPTTNGFHIQDSDVRSLDCDLALHSCPKSYAAKRASDSDAYGKAFNYSMEVTQFGRNQMRGKPYKYSESVKSFNHFTSLGHQKVMKRGKKLYEGKDFGNVFTLSSSLNENRRNHPGEKQYKCTECGKCFKRNSSLVLHHRTHTGEKPYTCNACGKSFSKNYNLIVHQRIHTGEKPYKCNKCGKAFSDGSALTQHQRIHTGEKPYECLECGKTFNRNSSLILHQRTHTGEKPYRCNECGKPFTDISHLTVHLRIHTGEKPYECSKCGKAFRDGSYLTQHERTHTGEKPFECAECGKSFNRNSHLIVHQKIHSGEKPYECKECGKTFIESAYLIRHQRIHTGEKPYGCNQCQKLFRNIAGLIRHQRTHTGEKPYECNKCGKAFRDSSCLTKHQRIHTKETPYQCPECGKYFKQNSHLAVHQRLHNREGPSQCPQCGKTFRKSSSLVRHQRTHPGEQPIET